A window of Etheostoma spectabile isolate EspeVRDwgs_2016 chromosome 18, UIUC_Espe_1.0, whole genome shotgun sequence contains these coding sequences:
- the abracl gene encoding costars family protein ABRACL, with amino-acid sequence MNVSHEVNLLVQEIQRLGSKNADGQTSVKFGVLFNDDQCANIFEALVGTLKAAKRRKLVTFQSELLLQGVHDDVDIVLLQE; translated from the exons ATGAATGTCTCTCATGAAGTAAATTTGCTGGTGCAGGAGATCCAGCGCCTCGGCAGTAAAA ATGCTGATGGTCAAACCAGCGTGAAGTTTGGGGTCTTATTTAACGACGACCAGTGTGCCAACATCTTCGAGGCGTTGGTGGGCACCCTGAAGGCCGCCAAGAGGAGGAAGCTGGTCACCTTCCAGTCCGAGTTGCTTCTGCAAGGTGTCCACGATGACGTCGATATCGTCCTGCTCCAGGAGTGA
- the reps1 gene encoding ralBP1-associated Eps domain-containing protein 1: MESLTLTDVEQKYYSDLFVYCDTDNTKKVASNGRVLDLFRAAQLPSEVVLQITELCGATRLGHFGRSQFYIALKLIAIAQSGLPLRVESLNSVKDLPLPRFVVGKNEAEARHAALYQDADSQGLYPASAAAVMPRPPGRGFQNKKAPPSSTSLPAHEVIQPLAPSIDPQPEPTSPVVSPHQSPPTSPPSWRKHKRQPSGGNADRQPVVVPTGAVWTQFREPQAGPVPGEGMWPSRSPPPLSQESWVSFTADTPPSSTIPGMHPSSVQESTTIRTVASAAMTNEIQRQSSGYDDPWKITDEQRQYYINQFKTIQSDLTGFIPGSAAKEFFTKSKLPILELSHIWELSDFDKDGALTRRLRRFPGLWPGRRLRPPVPEQTADVGYSGSPVEVTPSKSPSMPSLNQAWPEMNQSNEQWETFSERSSSSQTLTQFDSNIAPADPDTAIVHPVPIRMTPSKIHMQEMELKRTGSDHNHPTSPLLAKPPELSEEAQLPASMKFVAAKTVGDGYSSSDSFTSDQEPITRQRSQSGTSPEALKVVAPPPPPPRPHPSHSRSSSLDMNRTFAAASAAGQPQSSTIAYPPAVPPRPPPPQEKRRNQGRRNHTRASAGREGASGAGKGSPPTTPPPNALPKTWRRRLNQDDYAGTAHGPKIKRQPVLDSPSSPRSVGKDKKAIQASIRRNKETNTVLARLNSELQQQLKDLLEERISLEVQLEQLRPFSHL, translated from the exons ATGGAAAGTCTAACGCTGACTGATGTCGAGCAGAAATATTACTCGGATTTATTCGTCTATTGCGACACGGACAACACCAAAAAAGTGGCTTCCAATGGGAGAGTTCTTGACCTTTTCCGGGCGGCCCAGCTACCCAGCGAAGTTGTCCTGCAG atcaCAGAGCTGTGTGGAGCCACTCGGCTGGGTCACTTTGGGCGGAGCCAGTTCTACATCGCTCTGAAGCTCATTGCCATTGCCCAGTCGGGTCTGCCGCTGAGGGTGGAAAGCCTCAACTCAG TCAAAGACCTGCCGCTGCCCAGGTTCGTGGTGGGGAAGAATGAGGCGGAGGCGAGGCACGCAGCGCTGTACCAGGACGCAGACAGTCAGGGGTTGTACCCAGCCTCTGCCGCCGCAGTAATGCCCAGACCACCAGGCAGGGGTTTCCAAAACAAGAAAGCTCCCCCATCATCCACTTCACTTCCTGCCCACGAGGTCATCCAGCCCCTGGCACCCAGCATAGACCCACAG CCCGAACCGACGTCCCCCGTGGTCTCCCCTCACCAGTctccccccacctcccctcCCTCGTGGCGGAAACACAAGCGACAGCCCAGTGGAGGAAACGCAGACAGACAGCCGGTGGTGGTCCCAACTGGAGCTGTGTGGACGCAGTTCCGAGAACCACAAGCAG gTCCAGTGCCCGGTGAAGGAATGTGGCCGTCCCGCTCGCCCCCGCCTCTGAGTCAGGAAAGCTGGGTCAGTTTCACAGCCGACACCCCGCCATCCAGCACGATCCCAGGGATGCATCCCTCGTCAGTCCAG GAAAGCACAACAATACGAACTGTGGCCTCAGCAGCAATGACCAATGAGATCCAGCGACAGTCCAGCGGCTACGACGATCCGTGGAAGATCACAGACGAGCAGAGACAGTATTATATTAACCAGTTCAAAACCATCCAGTCAGACCTCACCGGCTTCATACCTg GTTCCGCTGCAAAAGAGTTCTTCACCAAATCCAAACTACCGATTTTAGAGTTATCACATATTTG GGAGCTGTCAGACTTCGATAAAGACGGAGCGCTGACCCGGAGATTGCGCCGCTTCCCGGGGTTGTGGCCAGGAAGAAGGCTACGCCCTCCC GTTCCTGAGCAGACTGCTGATGTTGGATACTCGGGCTCCCCGGTGGAGGTCACCCCCAGCAAGTCTCCCTCCATGCCTTCCCTCAACCAGGCCTGGCCAGAAATGAACCAGAGCAATGAG CAGTGGGAGACGTTTAGCGAGCGCTCCTCCAGCTCACAAACTCTGACCCAATTTGACTCTAACATTGCACCAGCTGACCCT GACACGGCCATTGTGCACCCTGTTCCCATCCGGATGACACCCAGTAAGATCCACATGCAGGAGATGGAGCTGAAGAGAACTGGCAGCG ACCACAACCACCCGACCAGTCCGCTATTGGCTAAACCTCCCGAACTGTCTGAAGAAGCCCAATTACCTGCCTCCATGAAGTTTGTAGCCGCCAAGACTGTAG GTGATGGTTACAGCAGTTCAGACTCCTTCACCTCAGACCAGGAGCCAATCACAAGACAACG GTCTCAGTCGGGAACGTCTCCGGAGGCTCTGAAGGTGGtggccccccctccacctcccccccgcccccaccccTCTCACTCTCGCTCCTCGTCTCTCGACATGAACCGCACCTTTGCTGCCGCGTCTGCTGCAGGACAACCCCAGTCCTCTACGATAGCTTACCCCCCCGCTGTCCCCcctcgacccccccccccacaggaaAAACGCAGAAATCAGGG aCGTAGAAACCACACCCGGGCATCGGCGGGGCGGGAGGGTGCATCAGGAGCCGGGAAAGGCtcaccccccaccacccccccccccaac GCCCTCCCCAAAACCTGGCGCCGAAGGTTAAATCAAGACGACTACGCCGGGACAGCACACGGTCCAAAAATTAAACGTCAACCTGTCCTCGACTCACCGTCCTCCCCC aGGTCAGTAGGAAAGGACAAAAAGGCGATCCAAGCTTCAATCAGAAGAaacaaagagacaaacacagtgTTGGCACGACTTAACAGTGAATTGCAGCAACAGCTGAAG GACCTTCTTGAAGAGAGGATATCCCTGGAAGTCCAGCTGGAGCAGCTCAGACCTTTCTCTCATCTTTAA
- the clu gene encoding clusterin, giving the protein MLMMMMMMKKKGSKFLAVVALLLASANCISLPSKEDLNQISLQGEKYLDKQIENAVNGVKEMKSVMQKSSEEHQKFLDALEKTKEQKEEALRVAKEKEAKLEQEEGVCNETMTALWEECKPCLKTTCVKYYSRTCSSGSGLVGRQLEEVLNRSSPFSIWINGEKIDVMQQEGQRQSKEFRNLEEKYSEMADGVDNIFTDSMKVADHVLYNPPVFFFPNFLGPYPRRSRSVHSLFHNPFHGFQDLFSPMRDISRNIFSSMGSMMNIDSDAPPNEDGSVNEDVVITKPFGDGRMTCREIRRNSAGCLKFREECQKCKEIQHIDCSGKRPLDGPLKQELEEALAMAERFTQQYNSLLKTFEETMLNTSSILDLLNREFGWVSSLANTTKDYNFQVQMVNSRGDEEKPSEGEKKQPGETNVSVQLFDNPPINFSVPGDIPWTDPKFSEVVAQKALDHYKETSVVV; this is encoded by the exons atgttgatgatgatgatgatgatgaagaagaaggggTCCAAGTTTCTGGCTGTGGTGGCTCTTCTTCTGGCCTCAGCCAACTGTATCAGTCTTCCATCAAAAGAAGATCTTAACC aGATCTCACTCCAGGGAGAAAAGTATCTGGATAAACAGATCGAAAACGCCGTTAATGGAGTGAAGGAGATGAAGAGCGTGATGCAGAAGTCTTCAGAGGAGCACCAGAAGTTTCTGGACGCCCTGGAGAAAACAAAGGAGCAGAAAGAG GAAGCGTTGCGCGTGGCTAAGGAGAAGGAGGCCAAGCTGGAGCAGGAAGAGGGGGTTTGTAACGAGACCATGACGGCTCTGTGGGAGGAGTGTAAGCCCTGCCTGAAGACCACCTGCGTTAAATACTACTCCCGAACCTGCAGCAGTGGATCTGGACTGGTGGGACGCCAG CTGGAGGAGGTGCTCAACAGATCGTCTCCCTTTTCCATCTGGATCAACGGGGAGAAAATCGACGTCATGCAGCAGGAGGGGCAGCGGCAGAGCAAAGAGTTCAGGAACCTGGAGGAAAAGTACTCGGAGATGGCCGACGGTGTGGACAACATATTTACAGACAGCATGAAG GTGGCTGATCACGTGCTCTACAACCCTCCAGTCTTCTTTTTTCCTAACTTCCTGGGGCCGTACCCTCGCCGGAGCCGAAGCGTTCACTCTCTCTTCCACAATCCGTTCCACGGCTTCCAGGATTTGTTCTCCCCCATGAGGGACATTAGCAGGAACATCTTCAGCTCTATGGGCTCCATGATGAACATCGACTCAGACGCACCACCCAATGAAG ACGGCAGCGTGAACGAGGACGTGGTCATCACCAAACCGTTTGGCGACGGCAGGATGACCTGCAGAGAGATTCGCCGCAACTCAGCCGGCTGCCTCAAGTTCCGCGAAGAGTGTCAGAAATGCAAAGAGATCCAGCATATTG ACTGCTCCGGGAAGAGACCTCTGGATGGGCCGCTGAagcaggagctggaggaggcgCTGGCCATGGCCGAGCGCTTCACTCAACAGTACAACAGCCTCCTGAAGACGTTCGAGGAGACGATGTTGAACACCTCCTCCATCCTGGACCTGCTCAACAGAGAGTTCGGCTGGGTGTCGTCTCTGGCCAACACCACCAAGGACTACAACTTCCAGGTTCAGATG GTGAACAGCAGGGGGGATGAAGAGAAGCCCAGTGAGGGGGAGAAGAAGCAGCCTGGAGAAACAAACGTGTCTGTGCAGCTCTTCGATAATCCACCCATCAACTTTAGCGTGCCGGGCGACATCCCCTGGACCGACCCCAAGTTCTCTGAGGTGGTGGCCCAGAAGGCTTTGGACCACTACAAGGAAACCAGCGT TGTGGTTTGA